The Pseudonocardia sp. HH130630-07 DNA window CCGTTCGTCGGGCACGTCCTCGGGCACGAGGGTGCCGTTGAAGCCCTCGTCGCGGTCGTCCTCGGCGTCGGTGAAGCAGTCCACCCGCGGGGTCGTGGCGCCCACGCCCCGCGGGTCGAACCCGATGACGTCGAACCGCTCCCCGATCGGCGTCCCGTCCCAGGCCGGGCCCGACGTGGCGACGTGGTTCATCCCCGAACCGCCGGGACCGCCCGGGTTGACGACCAGCGAACCGATCCGCTCGCCCCGTGCCTTCATCCGCAGCAGCGCGACCTGCGCCCGCGGACCGTCGGGGTCGGCGTAGTCCAGCGGGACCTCGACGCGGGCGCAGTCGAACCGGTCGTTCGCGAACGCCGCCCGGCCGGCGGGGTCCGTCGCGTACGGGGCGCACGGTCCGAAGGCGACCTGCTGGTCGTGGAACCGCGTCAGGTCGGGTGCCGGCGCGTCCGGTGCCGCTGCCGGTCCCGGCTGGCCGCACGCGGCCGCCACCAGGAGGACCGGCAGCGCCGTCGCGGCGAGTGCGGTCCGGATACGTCGTCGTTGCATGGTCGCTCTTCCCCCGGGACGGACGCGGACGCCCGATGCGCCGCTGCGGTACCGGCGGGCGGGGACGCACGGTCCCCGCCCGGGCCGGGCCCGGTGGACGAAACTAGGACCTCCGCCGGGCCCCGCGGATCACCCGGCGGGCTGGAACGGATCGACCGAAGGAGGAGTACCGGGCGCAGCCCGGCGGAGCGCGGCACCCCCGGCGCTCCGACTTCGGTCGGCCGGATGACCCGGGCCGTGCCCCGGGCGCTCAGGACCGGGCCGTCACCTCGAAGACCGGGTGCCGGTGGGCGGCCGCGGTGATCTCCTCGTCCGAGGCCGTGTCGGACAGGCCGGGGAACAGCAGCCCCGCGGACCGGCCGAGGCCGCGCAGGTAGCTCCGCAGCACCGGGACCGCACCGGCCCGGTCGAGCTCCACGGCCCGGATGCGCTCGGGCCCGCCGCCGGAGCGCAGCTCGGCGGCCCCGCCGGACGCGCGCAGGTTGCGCACCCAGTCGGTGTCACCGCGCGGGGAGACCAGGCAGCGACGGCCGTCGGCGGTGAACGGGGTGAGCGGGACGCTGCGGATCTCGCCGCTCACGCGTCCCGCGACGGCGAGCACCACCGTGCCGCCCGGCAGCACCCCGCGGGTCGCGAGCGCGCCGACCAGCGGGTTGAGGATCCGGCGGCTGAACACGCCGGGCGGACGGTAGGGGCGGTCGCTCATGGCGACACCCTGCCACCGTCCGGGCAGGACCGCCGGGCCGCCGGGTGCGGTCAGGCGGTCGCGGTGATCGTCGCCGAACCGAGCACGACGTCGCCGTCGCCGTCGGGCCGGTAGAAGGCGACGGCCTGGCCGGGTGCGACACCGCGCAGCGGCTCGGACAGGGCCACGGTGACCCCGTCCGGGACGGGGGTGACCTCGGCGGGTGCGGTGCCGCCGTGCGCGCGGACCTGGACCGTGCAGCCGAACGGGCCGTCCGGGACGGCCCCGGAGGTCCAGACCGGGGTCCGTGCGGTGATCCGCGCGACGTCGAGCGCGGCCTCCGGGCCGACCCGTACGGTGCCGCTGACCGGCTCGATGCCCAGCACGTAGCGGGGACGCCCGTCGGCCGCGGGGCGGCCGATCCCGAGGCCCTTGCGCTGCCCGACGGTGAACCCGTGCACGCCGTCGTGGCGGCCGAGGGTCTCCCCGGTCGCGGCGTCGACGAGGTCGCCGGGGCGCCTGCCGAGCCGCTCGCCCAGGAAGCCCTGGGTGTCACCGGTCGGGATGAAGCAGATATCGTGGCTGTCGGGCTTGCCGGCGACCCGCAGCCCGAGCCGCTCGGCCTCGGCGCGGATCTGCGGCTTGGGCGTGTCCCCGACCGGGAACAGGGCGTGCCGCAGCTGGTCGGCACGCAGCACGGCGAGCACGTAGGACTGGTCCTTGCCGTCGTCGACCGCGCGCCGCAGGGTC harbors:
- a CDS encoding nitroreductase/quinone reductase family protein, translating into MSDRPYRPPGVFSRRILNPLVGALATRGVLPGGTVVLAVAGRVSGEIRSVPLTPFTADGRRCLVSPRGDTDWVRNLRASGGAAELRSGGGPERIRAVELDRAGAVPVLRSYLRGLGRSAGLLFPGLSDTASDEEITAAAHRHPVFEVTARS
- the mnmA gene encoding tRNA 2-thiouridine(34) synthase MnmA — protein: MRVLAAMSGGVDSAVAAARAVAAGHDVVGVHLALSRTRDAMRSGSRGCCSKEDSADAARAADVLGIPYYVWDLSEEFTRDVVDDFVAAYAAGETPNPCLRCNEKIKFAAVLDKALALGFDAVCTGHYARLDPAVPTLRRAVDDGKDQSYVLAVLRADQLRHALFPVGDTPKPQIRAEAERLGLRVAGKPDSHDICFIPTGDTQGFLGERLGRRPGDLVDAATGETLGRHDGVHGFTVGQRKGLGIGRPAADGRPRYVLGIEPVSGTVRVGPEAALDVARITARTPVWTSGAVPDGPFGCTVQVRAHGGTAPAEVTPVPDGVTVALSEPLRGVAPGQAVAFYRPDGDGDVVLGSATITATA